The following nucleotide sequence is from Apium graveolens cultivar Ventura chromosome 4, ASM990537v1, whole genome shotgun sequence.
tttataaaatcctaaaagtaattattgaaattataaaattagaaaaccaattttaaagacaacccaaatatttatggaattaaaactacagTAAAATTACTTTTACAggcgaaataaaatcatataactcaccaataaataacacaattccaatcccacatatcaacaaatcataaataattaaataacaatcagtaaccgctgccaaaatcaatagacatattttatttatttacttaaacctttattacacttccaaatattagaaataaagtaaaaatacacgagtcgttataatttaaaccaatagtggttagagttggtacttATGATTTTGAAATGAATacttctccatgctcaaaagccattagtgcatatattccaacttcttcatcctcatcatcattatcagtgtcatcccaactcttccCTTCTGTAATATATGCTTTTCCAgattgtttcttcaagagagcttcatactttgcttccagttccaagtaagctttatccttcttcacctttcTGGCCTTTCTgtattcagtagcaaagtgacccaacttatcacagttgaagcaccttatctttgatctgtccacatatcctgttttatagccacctttgctaactgaattatactgagcttttggtttctaATTGTTGTTGTTTGAAGATTGTCCCTTGCCTTTAAAAAACTTTGGCTTTTTGACTCTTATGTTGaagaatttcctagccaagtagttcatggattggtccatttcatctagctcatccaaggtgtagtattcatcttcctcaagctccaacacaacttgcttctgaggtcctttgttcttttgttccatagcttgaatAACCGGAACATGATTATCTTGCTCATCTTTACTTTCTTCTCTTTCATGTACAATCAAAGCACTGGAACCATCAACCACATATCGATGGTGTGCCTTTAATGACTTTCTCTGTggcatctcaagttcataagttttcaagattccatatagaacttccaaagtcattctacctagatctcttccttctctaatggattatattttttgttcaagatgttcaggaagagctaacaggaactttaggttaacctcctcaacttcatagtatttatcatgtaggtgcaagtcatttatcaatttattgaacctctcaaaaactTAAGTAATTCTTttctttggtttagccataaatcCTCATACTGAGATACCAAAATCCTTATTTGGTCTTACCTAACTTCCTATGTTCCTTCACATAGAATTTTTATTTTCTCCCAAATCTGTTTGGCTctgtcacagttgataatgttattgtacattacattgtcaagtgactctattaaaatcaattgcaagccactatccagtgAGACTTTCTCCTcttcaggttcagtatactgtgagggatctttaggagcataatgagctagaatgaccatgtctccatctgtagattcctcaactatTTACATGGgggtgaaagggccattcttgagaatctgaacatataatGGGTTGACCATCCTTataaacagcatcattttctttttccataatgtgtagttagatctgtcaaataTAGTGATTTTGGTACTGCTAAgcttttgtgtattcattcttccaagatctttaatttgtttgctttcagattttgctctgataccacttgttaggtaatgaacaCAACacggggggtgaatgtgttttggagatttttaagctttttaaactattttggatatagtgaacaaagcagtttaacTTGTAGAGATATAGTGTTTAAACAGAATTAATAAACATGCACATAAACGCAGTagcttcaaaactcacttaattttatattaaaatcaagtatgtcttgctacaaatttctgggttctttatTGATAAAGAACTCAGTTTCTTTCTTGAGAGACTTACAAGAAATTTTAGATCTATATCTTACATATAAAAACAAAGGaccggtgtttactttataggtcagtaaacacaggttttacaaagcatgcaatagcatgtactaaaccctactttaagttatctaaagctttccatttctcgcttagtatatctttgcaaatcgtgcatgtttATGAAtttcctttatcagttaatcttggcctttgatcttgtactatTCAAGTTGTTTTTATAGACTTTTTAAACCAGTGAttgattgtttgttgattgataatctagGATCTTTAACTGGTCTACATTCTGTACTTGgggtttatatcgagatctcttagttctcttAAAGTGTTTTGACTggtcgaggtctctgagttctctataagtgaacttggcttgtcgaggtctccaaaattctgcatgtagaattgacttgtcgatatctctgagatctctataggaattttgacttgtcgatatctctgagatctttatacgcattttgacttgtcaaaatctctgagatctctaatgagaaaattgacttgtcgatatctccaatcttcatatcttcattttgacttgtcaatatctctgagttctctaatgcaaaaatgacttgtcaatatctccggtcttcatatcttcattttgacttgtctatatctctgagacttctctatatgctattttagacttctcgataagtcattctggagttctcgaatgacttctcgatattaGGCCGAGCAATTgtgtcgtgtcgtgtactttcaTGTTGTGTATTTTCGTGTTTTCTTGTAATCAAAGTTAAAACCGAACACGACCCGATAAAATTTTGTGTACCTGTTTATCAGATCCGAACACGAAACGAAATTTTTCGATTAAGAAATGAAATGAAAAGTACACGAATTATTTCGTGTACTTTTTGTATACACGAAACGACTCAAAACGGATACACGAAATGTACACGAATACACGAAATGTACACGAATACTAAGTAATACATAAAATGGACTGAAATTAAAAGAGTTAAAAATagcaaaattaaaaataaaaatggaGGTCTTTCAAGTCTTAACTCTTAATAAGCAAATAGCAAAGTTCTGATGCAGCTTATGTCTTAAGAAAGTACAGCCAAATTAATATAAAGTTCAGGctaataacaaaataaataagAAGCTTTATCCAGTGGAATCAAATACAACATCAAAAGAAAATTCATTTCTCCAGTGGAAATTCAGCTTGCTTTGATTTTGGTCCATAAGTCATATCCCTCCTGCAATATCAGTAAAGTGAACATAAGTACATGAATATATGCTGAAATCCTGAAACATAATTGCTCAAATAAATTGAATGAAAAACTAATGCAGAAGTTACCTTACAATGGAGGCATAGCAGAGCTTTCACCACCAAAATCCATGCCATCACTAAGTGTCAAATTCATGATATCTTCAGTCAATTCTTCCAAAGTAAAATTTGGAGCCACTGTAATTAAAAACTAAAATGCTTAGAGAACACCAATAATGCCGACAACACATGATACAACTCAAGAAGTTTACTACCTTCTATATTGAACTTCCAGTCGCGCGTGTATATTATACTTTCCACAATATTACTCGCTAAGGAGCTGCAGTATTGATCTAAAATTCTTCCACCAACACTAAATGCAGACTCAGAGGCAACAATGCAAATCGAAATTTACAATATATCTTTAACCATGAAAGAGAGATTAGGAAACCTGTACTGATTTATCCTCCAATACTCTAGGATGTCGATCTCAAGGTTCCTATTCAGTCTTTTTTCTTCCAAATATTTGTCCAACTCAGTCTTTTTAAGGGCAACACTATTCTCTTCATCTATAGCATCAAATTCCTTGCAATACAATAAGAATGTTAGTACACCAAATTACATATATAATCAGAATACTAAATTAAGGTAGAAACAAATATATAATACCTTCAAGACATTATTTCCTTCATTATAAAATGAATTACTAGCAAAATCTTCAGAGGTAGTAGAATAGGAAGGAATTTTGTCTTTGTACACATCAAACAATGCCTTCAAGGCTCTATACAATTTTCCAATCTGTTCATAATCTTCTCCATACAATATTTTGTAGCAGAACTCAACAAACTGTGTTTTGTATCGGGGATCAAAAATAACAGCAATAGCAAGAATAATGCTATATTTTTTTCAATACTTGTTAAACTTGGGTCTCATTCTCTCAGCCAAGGAACTTGCTATATAGTTCTTATCTTCCACCGCCTTAATCAACGTAAATTCAACCAGAAAAACATTTGGAAAGTACAGATTTGCAGTTGGGTATTTAGATCCAGAGAACAATCGAGTGACATTATAGAAAACTGAAAGAAACTTACAAATGCCCTCCACTTTATCCCATTCATCATCAGAAAGACCATGCTTATAGTTCGATTCAGTTAATTGCAAATGAGTGAAAGCATGGCGATAGTAAATCGCACTCTCAAGCATTAGAAAGGTAGAATTCCACCTAGTAGGGACATCTTGACGCAAACCTCTTTTCTTATCAAGAGCTACCGATGATATACATTCCCTGAATTTTTCTTTTCTTCCTTGAGAGCCTTTAATATACTTAACAGATTCACGTATTTTAACAACAGATTCATCCATTTCTTTAAGACCCTCTTGAGCAATCAAATTAAGGATGTGAGCACAACACCTTATGTGAAAAAATTCACCCTTACACAACAAAGCATTTCTCAAGTTCAGTTGTGTTCTCAATGTAGCAACAAATAAATCATTACTAGAAGCATTATCTAAAGTAATGGATCCTAGTTTTGACTCAATATTCCACTCACATAACATCTTATAAATTTTTTCAGATATGGTAATATCGGTATGTGGTAATGGAAGATAAGAAAAATTCAGAAGCTTCTTATGCAGAACCCAATCAGATGTAATAAAGTGCGCAGTAAGAGAGATATAACCATCAGTAGCAACTGACGTCCATAAATCAGAGGTTAGGCTTACTCTACCATCAAAGTCTTGCAACATATTAAACATATTTTTCTTTTCAAACTGATAACAAGATAAAATATCTTTCTTCAAGGTGTTTCTACTGACTAAAGTAGACTTTGGATGTGCCATAGATCCCTCGCTGCTAGACAAGACCATCTGCCTAATATCATTGGTATCTACACATACCTTTTGATGTTTCAGCAAGTTCCCGGTACCATTTTTTGAATCATAGATGCACATGTAACCACACTTTGTGCATCTTCCCCTCACTATTTTATCAGCTCCAGTGACGAGGTCAAATGTAGTCCAAACCTTTGATCTCTTTCTTTTGGTAGCCGATTACTTTTTGAACTTCGAAGAACCTTCACTAGGATGCTCAGTAGTAGGATTCTTAGTAGGAACATTTTCTAAAACATCAACTTCATCGTCGCTTAGAGATTGATAACCCTGCAAATCAACACAAATTAGTAACAAATCGTATATAAAAATTGAGTAATTAACAAATTAAGGcatgaaaataattaaataaacattgATATTACCTTATATATGAGATCATCCATGTTATCTAGGGTGTGAAGAGGTGAAGAGATTTAGGGTTTTGTAAAGAGGGAGGCGGAGGGCAGAGTAAAAAATGAGGCGGATGTGGTTTGTGACTTGTGAGAGAAAAACCCTAATGGTGTTTTATAAATATATTACTTTTACATGACTTTATTTGTTGACCGACTATCAACCTTCCCACTTGTTTGAGTacaatatttttattaatatatgattaaaattatatattatattaactagtatatattatgtatgtatatatatttataatatataaaaaatataaaaaacatATATAACATATTTTGTGTACTTTCGTGTACCTAAATCAAAACCCATATCTGACACTAAATTTACCGTAtaatttcgtgttcgtgtactttcgtgtttcgtgtaccgAAAATCAAAATCCATATCTGTATTTTTCGTGTCATTTCGTGTCGTGTTCATGTGTCGTGTACCAAATTGCCCGCTCTACTCTATATGACTTggtctgtgacttgtagatatcttgacttagaatattttttctaaaacagatttattcaactccaagtttcttcacaaattctctgaggtatgatcttcttgatcttcttccagagtttattcttaggcttgagactgtttacagaaaaatactccactctaatctttgacatttttacagactcaagtaataaagtccaaaatacaaatttagattatcatacaactaattcttagggttgtcaatttgacttagtcttgttatagtacaggcatgtcttgtacaacattatatatgtaaaaaattaaatatataaatttaataaatcaaaacctataatgtttttttaatttttgatcacatcttaaatatttttttagttaacatttttttatagttaaattaaagataaaataaagtttacaTGTATgttaatatgattttttttattaatgaaaTGAATAAAATATTGTAATAAACATATAAAGATATATTGGTATcgtacacacacacatatatatatatatatgttcgtACAAAAACACGCAAGCGTACGCggtcacaagtagtataagattaagtttagttcgttcccacagagattggtttgattcagaatgtgcacttatgcaacaatgtatgattattattcactCCTAAGACAAGTATCAAATTGAGTTTGATTATCTTAAAGTAATTATGCTATAATGAATTAATTAAGAGATTAAAAAGCAAGTtacttatatgaaataaaacatgggattccatcttcattaaatacttcgttCAGAGTTTATGCCTTTAATCATAATATGTGATGGTtatgataactaatcagacaacacgaaattAGTACACACTATCTTTCAATATAAGTGTACCCTACTACTCAACATCCGTAATTTAGATAGAAGCTGggcagacaccaattatgttaagaccctatatgtctataagatttgaaaacataacggtttaagagcaagttatccattgagatcacatagggcagcgtaagatggttaaaattacactacgaattatgcatgttaaaacatccataaacctatgctagcatggcaagttatagacctctatatccactttcgtattcaatagagattaacaaacaacttagatgttagctacacatccaagaagattaagcacaaccatactaggaaATCAATAATTCATCACACATTGAAAACTTTCGGCAATCAACTACTAaactccataaataaatctgttagaatctcacgataatgattagttcataatcgaacggCTCGTCATTATgagttccaatgaaaacatgatagtaaaaaggttctgaatactacaagagaatattaaagtattaaggtttagaaaacaaatcccaaacgagcatccaaagtatcACTTAATTAGAAGAATACAAAAGAACGATGTGGAACTAAATCTTCTTCTTAGCCGTCTTGTGTGCTTTAGGGTTCAAGAGTTCTCCCTTTTGTTCTTTGTTGTCTTGTTTAATTCGTCTCCTTTTCTTTATTTATATGCTCCAGGTTAGACTTGGCCGCATAGAATATCCAAAATgtactaaaatcaggattctgtcTGCCCGACCTAGTGTGGGCGCGCCTGTATGGAGCACGGGCGTGCTCTGCCTCTGGAAAATAGGGCGCGGGTGCGCCTAAGTCAAGCGCAGGCGCACTTGGCTTATGGAAAATTTCTGCAGATTTCTTGTTTCTCGTTTGGATCTTCTTGCAAGCACTCACACTTTAATTTCTGATCTTTTATCAACATAAAAGCATATAGAAGTCCATTCCTGCCTCCAGCTAAAGCCCTGCACATACTCAACACAAAATGCATTAAAAACACCACATACTTAAGATCAAATCAtcaacttaagccgatatgaagcgttctaaatggatataaaatccacttatcacacccccaaacttaaatcgatgcttttcctcaagcataaatagatTCGACAACTACTACTACTAATACATGAATGAAACTAAATAATAATGCGAAGATCCCCTtggaataaccataaccaaatcaATAAGTCAATgtctctaagaatgcaataactctAAACAGAGCTCGACTAAATCAAATGCACTAACTTACAAGCACAGAAGCGTGAGTGTGTGCTTTTCTTATCAGATATACTCCTAACACTAGATCAAAACCATATATTATTATTCGCCAAAATAATCACAAGCTTATTAGTAGAATGAACGCTAAACACATCATGACTCCAAAACACCTCCATCATCACTGGAGTTAGACAAGGATTCATGCTACAACACTGAACACAtcaacacaaatgcttatttgaccgtgcaatggaTGAGGCCCcgaaagacttatgcaataatacccatgtagtgagtgttaggttagcgaatcccaGACTGAACAAGCcataggtcactaggcacaaagtcccttagaacttaattgctcgagtattaaagagctcacccgAGGTCAATTCTGCATAATCAGATTCTACACAAAAAAAATTatcttttccttttttttaatttatggaatgagtgtgtttcgctccatctcatccaaccctagactactcataaataTGAGCGTCTACTAGCCTTTTAAGGCCTAACTTTTATTAACAACTAAAAATGAAATTCTTGGTTTCCCCAACTTATATTTTAGTGCTCCTTCGTCATCAAGGGAATATCAAACATTCTAAAtgtaaacaagtgattaaatttCAACAACCAAACAAGTATGGCCCTGATCTAACCCAAAAGCACCCGATGAGACTTGTGAATAGGTTTTGCTTCTGGACATTCAAGTCAATTCATACAAACTTAATcatccctctattcatcatcactaCACCCAAATCAACACCTACCTACCAACCGAAAATAGCTCATCCTACGGAATCATGCTATATGCTATGCAAATACAACTAAATGGACTCATATAATAAGCATGAACAATTATGCAAAATTATGAATGAACTACCACTACATATGCAATATGATTCCTATATGAACACGACTCTACTACTACTAATCCTTAAATTACCACCCCCAAACTGAAAATATTCAATGACCCCATTGAAGGAAATAATAAGGATAGCAAGAGCATACCTAGATGTCGGCAGGATCACCCTCCTCGGATGGAGAATCAGACGGCGGATACACTGTGATAGCTCTAAAAactggccaatcaacctcgataCCAGTGGCTCGAAAAGCAGTACCTAGAGCCTATGTCAAGTCTTCTTGATCTTTTAAACGTGATAGATGATCCGCTACCTGGTTTTCTATACATTTCATGTCTTTGATTTCCAACTCAAAATCCTGAAGCAAGATAATCCATCAAATCAATCgaggttttgaatctttcttcAAGACTAGATATCTAATAGCAACATGATCAGTGTAAACCGTCACTTTTGTCCTAAGCAAGTAAGATCTAAATTTCTCGAACCCGTAGATTATTTCCAAAAGCTccttctccgtagtagtgtaattcagctgagcaccattaagggttttactagcatagtaaaccacatggaAAATGTTCTTCTTTCTCTGACCAAGAACAGCTCCAACTGCAAAGTCgctagcatcacacatcatctcgaaGGGCTCATCCCAATCAGGTGTAGTAATAACAGGTGTTGTAGTTAAACTCTTTTTCAAAGTCTCGAAAGCAGCTAAACATTCTTCATCAAACTTGAAGGGAACATCCTTCTCCAACaaattgcacaagggtttagaaaTTTTGAAGAATTCTTTAATGAATTGCCGATAAAAAACCcgtatgaccaagaaaactgcggatttctttaactgagattggtggaggaagataTTCAATAACCCCCACATTTGCCTTATCCACTTCCAGCCCTTTCCTAGATAatttatgcccaagaatgataccctgttgcaccatgaagtgatatttttcccagttaagcaccagattggtctcaacacaccttttcaGCACCAagcctgtaataaccccaaaattttggactttttgtaacccttatgaatagtgattttgctgattatgctgaataagaaaacttttcatgcctcaccttgtagaggttcttttattgttattctgagatcttattagtactctatatggtatataagtgtatataaagatcgtcagaatccaaattcgaacactttgatttttcccgaaaatccaccagataccgaaagaattgagtataaggtaacaggataaaaaggatttaaattcaaggattataagagaggatcataaaaggaatataatgtattgagaaaggttaagggaacccaagtaataagatcccgggtatgatccctcaaacgataaacgaaaacgaaagttaagcgaaccgtataacagatcagcgatcattagccaagtaattaggagttaatcaaagaggttagtgatgatgatgtcatcacaccaacaagaagacgacaagtatgggaagatgacatagggggatgacataagcatgaccaaaagggaaggaattgttggttgattacaagccacacaaattttaccgtggttaaaaggttaattaaacaaaacaaaaataaaacaaccaagcaaaacaaatcaaaaacacaaaacataaaGTTGACTTCATCTTTCCAACAAGAAGATCTCGGCTTCatctctttttcaaagaagaaaaaaattcaaattcaagttccaagccttgttaattagtgaggtaattatctaaggttccttgtacatagatatagatatcctatgaatctaagcttcaaattccttcacaatctcttccaataattcatggaagaagagagtaaatagtgtttttcaagaacttgaaagtttgatcttgtgtttttttgtttagataaagctttagtaaggattttccaaggttgtttcaagctcattagttactcctactcacaaggaaggtataatctcttaacctagcattattattgaatgttaagagcgtattatgagtagtatagttcatgagaggcatgattattgtgtatttagagattagttggttttgtgatgtttttggagttgtaaatcttgattattagttaatgaacttaagtaagctcttagttcatgattgagaagtagtataaattggaaatattgagatgttggggctgttatagtattgtatggatggagtttggttgtaataatgattgtgggttgattgtggattgatttggagtagtataaaatttggtaatcgcgtaaacatagccgtcgtaatgcccgatttactttagactgtttttgttcttaacattaggacccgttaactcactgttaggttttgaccattgccattattagatagttcatgttacgagcttcgttttgatatgtggttcgcttgaatccgatgtacggtttaggagaaacgaccgttttaagtaacgacgtttcgcgaacgaaccattacccctagCCTTACATTAAAACCTTgattaaggcccttaaatgattaattggagtatgaaacaattatgtaaagtggattaggcagttggtagggtattcgcgaaaggATCTCTATAAAATTCTTAATggtcaatttattaaaaatggtggagtcgagggtactcgaacgacttatgtgattcgttaagcgtagaagtgaccataagcgaacgttagggttcaattggttaaagtctagtttcttaagcgaccggggtttaattccgacttatgttgttgttcataggttatcggacccactctaagcttaagtgtatccgggaacactcagtcaagttttctacccgttatactattattgtgatgtaaatatatgtatatgcattatcttgtgataagtgcatgctTGTTATTatcaaatcttgtgatatattggagcatgttgatatggtttatatgcatgcctatttcacaatattgatatctaactgttgattcaaatgcttataagttgcataatacctatgctagagataagcagtaattgcgtatacccttagtataggggacccaaaggcgaacattttctaaaaccgggagtcgatgttcccgagtatgttatatattatatatatatatagatatagttttcaaaactattaatcgaataaggtttattcgataactttatttttattaatgaatattactttgaatattcattcaaggacttatgactcggtttattttatttaatgaatattatcttgaatattcattcgaggacttatgactctgtttattctatttaatgaatattcttttgaatattcattcgaggacttatgactccgcttatttactaaataatattctttattttattaaagaataatgtttcgataatcaaacttatttttgattattcaaataaagatcggactttcgtataagtatatctttggttatttattattcatttcaagtatgagttttaaaacttctacttcaattatttttatagagattatcctttatgggaatattatttaaataataatattcaaatattttctaatatatcgggactgatttacttcattaaatcagcattactccaaacattcttaaaaatgttttcgagtcttcaaaatgatttttaaaagttagagcggatcccaaaactcatttttttatttaagatattcctttcgaaggggatttaaatactcgctcaaaacctgagggatccggctcagtggtgtattttacattcgcaacgaggttgttgttttgagaaaacatcttgattacttgcccatcgttcgggaattaagttcatctatttgagtcggcataagcaacatgggctcagctGGCGTcaatgaaagtgtaagtggctcagtgggagtccatcgaatgcgtaagtggctgagtggcagtccagcataaggtcctattgtggccagggtgatgaccagtggggaattcatccatctactagtagaaaaggttacttattggtatctctgcctgatcagcaagatatcaggtttatgccaaggttttctcctttccaaattcattggatattacaactttgtttataattttcataacagaggttttcaagaagtgtatgaaatgtatatatatatatatgtgtgtgtgtatatatatatcggaacttaatgaagtatctcataacttcattatttataatgatatttcaaggattgaatctattcagatctta
It contains:
- the LOC141719574 gene encoding zinc finger BED domain-containing protein RICESLEEPER 2-like; its protein translation is MVLSSSEGSMAHPKSTLVSRNTLKKDILSCYQFEKKNMFNMLQDFDGRVSLTSDLWTSVATDGYISLTAHFITSDWVLHKKLLNFSYLPLPHTDITISEKIYKMLCEWNIESKLGSITLDNASSNDLFVATLRTQLNLRNALLCKGEFFHIRCCAHILNLIAQEGLKEMDESVVKIRESVKYIKGSQGRKEKFRECISSVALDKKRGLRQDVPTRWNSTFLMLESAIYYRHAFTHLQLTESNYKHGLSDDEWDKVEGICKFLSVFYNVTRLFSGSKYPTANLYFPNVFLVEFTLIKAVEDKNYIFVEFCYKILYGEDYEQIGKLYRALKALFDVYKDKIPSYSTTSEDFASNSFYNEGNNVLKEFDAIDEENSVALKKTELDKYLEEKRLNRNLEIDILDVGGRILDQYCSSLASNIVEMAPNFTLEELTEDIMNLTLSDGMDFGGESSAMPPLRDMTYGPKSKQAEFPLEK